The following proteins are co-located in the Longimicrobiaceae bacterium genome:
- a CDS encoding DEAD/DEAH box helicase, protein MASFEDFGLRDPLLRALEDADFEQPTALQEALVPVLRREGNVVARAGSGSGKTLAYALGVLDRIEPRAEPAEGEEAPAAGTRVLVLTPTPEAAERAALALVPFVHALELTVSIPGGAWGTPLADADVLVATPAEVMQGVRGSSLKLESLEAVVVDGASDIEATGGWEAVETLFDHVPRDAQRVVLTTTFTETVNDLVDRRVKRALRYPAQSKVEEAPRASTGVVGYVVVSEREKVDVLGRLLGGGDGAPPVVLCRSDERAATLAESLALRGFLVGEPGDEDADVAIGASSTEADEGEGTDEDATTISFDVPGDERVLLARHGGGATGYVLVEPRELAHLRDIAERAGLDARAAGVTGEDAGAATLLRAFRTEIRRAVREEDLGAQMLVLEPLFEEFTAAEVAAACAALLRKRAPAAQSAPAAPALGSAHSAPLQRPARDASAGAAAAPGRAEAGPAPA, encoded by the coding sequence ATGGCTTCGTTCGAGGATTTCGGCCTTCGCGACCCGCTCCTCCGCGCCCTGGAAGACGCGGACTTCGAGCAGCCCACCGCCCTGCAGGAGGCGCTGGTGCCCGTGCTGCGGCGCGAGGGCAACGTGGTGGCGCGCGCCGGCAGCGGCAGCGGCAAGACGCTGGCGTACGCGCTGGGCGTGCTGGACCGCATCGAGCCCCGCGCCGAGCCGGCCGAGGGCGAGGAGGCGCCCGCCGCCGGCACGCGCGTTCTGGTGCTGACGCCCACCCCCGAGGCGGCCGAGCGCGCCGCGCTGGCGCTGGTGCCGTTTGTCCACGCGCTGGAGCTCACGGTGAGCATCCCCGGCGGCGCCTGGGGCACCCCGCTGGCCGACGCCGACGTGCTGGTCGCCACCCCCGCCGAGGTCATGCAGGGCGTGCGCGGCTCGTCGCTCAAGCTGGAGTCGCTGGAGGCCGTGGTGGTCGACGGCGCGTCCGACATCGAGGCCACGGGTGGCTGGGAGGCGGTGGAGACGCTGTTCGACCACGTGCCGCGCGATGCCCAGCGCGTGGTGCTCACCACCACGTTCACCGAGACGGTCAACGACCTGGTGGACCGCCGCGTGAAGCGCGCGCTGCGCTACCCCGCGCAGTCCAAGGTCGAGGAGGCGCCGCGCGCCAGCACAGGCGTGGTCGGCTACGTGGTCGTTTCCGAGCGGGAGAAGGTGGACGTCCTGGGCCGCCTGCTCGGCGGCGGCGACGGTGCGCCCCCGGTGGTCCTCTGCCGCAGCGACGAGCGCGCCGCCACGCTGGCCGAGTCGCTGGCGCTCCGCGGCTTCCTGGTCGGCGAGCCGGGCGATGAAGACGCGGACGTCGCGATCGGCGCGTCGAGCACGGAGGCGGACGAGGGCGAGGGGACGGACGAGGACGCGACGACCATCAGCTTCGACGTGCCGGGCGACGAGCGGGTGCTGCTGGCGCGCCACGGCGGCGGCGCCACAGGCTACGTGCTGGTGGAGCCGCGCGAGCTGGCGCACCTGCGCGACATCGCCGAGCGCGCGGGGCTGGACGCGCGCGCGGCGGGCGTGACCGGCGAGGACGCCGGGGCCGCCACGCTGCTCCGCGCCTTCCGCACCGAGATCCGCCGCGCCGTGCGCGAGGAGGACCTGGGCGCGCAGATGCTGGTGCTGGAGCCGCTCTTCGAAGAGTTCACCGCCGCCGAGGTCGCGGCCGCCTGCGCCGCCCTGCTGCGCAAGCGCGCCCCGGCGGCGCAGTCCGCCCCCGCCGCTCCGGCGCTGGGCTCCGCCCACTCCGCCCCGCTCCAGCGTCCCGCGCGCGACGCGTCCGCGGGTGCCGCGGCGGCGCCCGGCCGGGCGGAGGCGGGCCCTGCCCCCGCCG
- a CDS encoding c-type cytochrome, which produces MPPKRRNAVLKWLAIAAGTVVMFFVLTWAYAAYERNRVYEVPAATLTVAPRFAGDVAHGKAQVVARGCWLCHGTDLGGKAFYNSATFARLASANLTGWQGGNGHKLTDTDWALGVRHALGPDRRSLIIMPSVHYDNMSDEDLRGIIEYARSLPPVKRPLPAKHFGPVGNIAGIVGILDPAASSMSHTVMPAHTGPGVSAANGKYLVRICAECHAEDMHGLPPGFGPPPGPDLSTGSELRTWSEADFIHTLRTGVTPTGRKLAKLMPVPWFKGLTDDELRSMWAYLHSLPPRANRPTHGKHA; this is translated from the coding sequence ATGCCTCCCAAACGCCGCAACGCCGTCCTGAAGTGGCTCGCCATCGCGGCGGGCACCGTGGTGATGTTCTTCGTGCTGACCTGGGCGTACGCGGCCTACGAGCGCAACCGCGTGTACGAGGTGCCCGCCGCCACGCTCACGGTAGCCCCGCGGTTCGCGGGCGACGTGGCGCACGGCAAGGCGCAGGTGGTGGCCCGCGGCTGCTGGCTGTGCCACGGGACGGACCTGGGCGGGAAGGCCTTCTACAACAGCGCCACGTTCGCGCGCCTGGCGTCGGCGAACCTCACCGGCTGGCAGGGCGGGAACGGGCACAAGCTGACGGACACCGACTGGGCGCTCGGCGTGAGGCACGCGCTGGGGCCGGACCGGCGGTCGCTCATCATCATGCCGTCGGTGCACTACGACAACATGAGCGACGAGGACCTGCGCGGTATCATCGAGTACGCGCGCAGCCTTCCGCCGGTGAAGCGCCCGCTGCCGGCGAAGCACTTCGGGCCCGTGGGCAACATCGCCGGCATCGTGGGCATCCTGGACCCGGCCGCGTCGAGCATGAGCCACACGGTTATGCCGGCGCACACCGGCCCCGGCGTCTCGGCCGCGAACGGCAAGTACCTGGTCCGCATCTGCGCCGAGTGCCACGCCGAGGACATGCACGGGCTGCCGCCGGGCTTCGGACCGCCGCCGGGGCCGGACCTGTCCACCGGGAGCGAGCTGCGCACGTGGAGCGAGGCGGACTTCATCCACACGCTGCGCACGGGGGTGACGCCCACTGGCCGCAAGCTCGCCAAGCTGATGCCCGTGCCGTGGTTCAAGGGCCTCACCGACGACGAGCTCCGGTCGATGTGGGCCTACCTCCACAGCCTCCCCCCCAGGGCGAACCGCCCCACGCACGGGAAGCACGCGTAG
- a CDS encoding cytochrome c, with protein sequence MPKLLRGLAIAAGSVVGLVLVLFAIVWAVSAHKRHQRFPINHALESTGPTQPVTSALLTRGKVQAIVHACTHCHGPDLAGTTLASGGMTGMFAAPNLTTGRGGIGGRLTDADIARAVRQDVDRTGRPLMVMPGEHYYADLSDEDMGALIAFIRHVKPVDKVQPAVSFGPMGHLAVAIGQLPIAPENIAPTVRPGTVNQGVSLEHGKYLATMCYACHGKDYGGLPAGYGLPPGANLTMGGDLKNWTEADFVHVLRTGVTPDGRKLNKMMPWQAFALLRDDELRSLYMYLRSLPAKTRIPPTAPGWHPPVPVDSTKHA encoded by the coding sequence ATGCCGAAGCTGTTGCGCGGCCTGGCCATCGCGGCCGGCAGCGTCGTGGGCCTCGTACTGGTGCTCTTCGCGATCGTGTGGGCGGTGAGCGCACACAAGCGCCACCAGCGCTTCCCCATCAACCATGCCCTCGAGTCCACCGGGCCCACCCAGCCCGTCACCTCGGCGCTGCTCACGCGCGGCAAGGTGCAGGCGATCGTCCACGCCTGCACCCACTGCCACGGGCCGGACCTGGCGGGCACCACGCTGGCCTCGGGCGGCATGACCGGCATGTTCGCCGCGCCCAACCTCACCACCGGGCGCGGCGGCATCGGCGGGCGGCTGACGGACGCCGACATCGCGCGGGCCGTGCGCCAGGACGTGGACCGCACCGGCCGCCCGCTGATGGTGATGCCGGGCGAGCACTACTACGCGGACCTGAGCGACGAGGACATGGGCGCGCTCATCGCCTTCATCCGCCACGTGAAGCCGGTGGACAAGGTGCAGCCGGCGGTGAGCTTCGGCCCCATGGGCCACCTGGCCGTCGCCATCGGCCAGCTTCCCATCGCCCCGGAGAACATCGCGCCGACGGTCCGCCCCGGCACCGTGAACCAAGGTGTGTCGCTGGAGCACGGGAAGTACCTGGCCACCATGTGCTATGCCTGCCACGGCAAGGACTACGGCGGCCTGCCCGCCGGCTACGGCCTGCCGCCCGGCGCCAACCTGACCATGGGCGGCGACCTGAAGAACTGGACGGAGGCGGACTTCGTGCACGTCCTGCGCACCGGCGTCACCCCGGACGGCCGCAAGCTGAACAAGATGATGCCCTGGCAGGCGTTCGCCCTGCTCCGCGACGACGAGCTGCGCTCGCTGTACATGTACCTGCGCTCCCTCCCCGCGAAGACGCGCATCCCCCCGACCGCGCCCGGCTGGCACCCGCCGGTGCCTGTCGACAGTACGAAGCACGCGTAA